One genomic window of Hydra vulgaris chromosome 03, alternate assembly HydraT2T_AEP includes the following:
- the LOC100197158 gene encoding inositol hexakisphosphate kinase 1 has translation MVKTFMDDAEMCRDEPVYTHQCELIELKPYPYQVGGHNCILVYDDETICKPLIDQEQLVYAHFPNELKAFIPRCRGVVNVHFEMFDGDILAYAFPDGCPCIQSKNYCMAKKTIHNNKFKFVKSDCDGWTASVTENGITRQWESAKLKKIEKFILLENVTFSLKRPCVLDLKMGTRCFGDGSTPAKYERKKKRALESTSAALGVRLCGMMVYQCDTGVYSFTDKYQGRRYSNEDFSYAIKRFFFNGIRYRTELLSSLISKLLILLEQIEKIECCRFYCSSLLILYDGHEDEGYEIVPRIDVKMIDFAQTRVKDEPTNYHVGTDRGYILGIKTLIKIADEIKASI, from the exons ATGGTTAAAACGTTTATGGATGATGCAGAGATGTGTAGGGATGAACCCGTATACACTCATCAGTGTGAGTTGATTGAATTAAAGCCGTATCCTTACCAAGTAGGCGGTCATAATTGCATTTTAGTATATGATGATGAAACAATATGTAAGCCTCTAATTGATCAGGAACAACTTGTCTATGCACATTTCCCTAATGAATTAAAAGCTTTCATACCGAGGTGTAGAG GAGTAGTAAATGTTCATTTTGAAATGTTTGATGGAGATATACTTGCATATGCTTTTCCTGATGGTTGTCCGTGTATCCAATCAAAGAATTACTGTATGGCCAAGAAAACCATACACAATAACAA gtTTAAATTTGTCAAGTCTGATTGTGATg GTTGGACAGCATCCGTTACAGAAAATGGTATTACGCGTCAATGGGAAAgcgctaaattaaaaaaaattgaga AATTTATACTGCTTGAAAACgtaacattttcattaaaaagacCATGTGTGCTTGATTTAAAAATGGGCACTCGTTGCTTTGGAGACGGTAGCACTCCAGCCAAATACGAGCGTAAAAAAAAGCGTGCATTAGAATCTACTTCGGCAGCTTTAGGCGTCAGATTATGCGGAATGATG GTATATCAATGTGATACAGGTGTTTATTCGTTTACAGATAAGTACCAAGGTCGCCGTTATAGCAATGAAGATTTTTCTTAtgcaattaaaaggttttttttcaacGGTATTAGGTACCGGACTGAATTGCTTTCTTCTCTAATTTCAaagcttttaattttgcttGAGCAAATAGAGAAAATAGAATGTTGTAGATTTTATTGCAGCTCCTTGCTTATTTTATATGACGGACACGAAGACGAAGGTTACGAAATAGTACCTCGTATTGATGTTAAAATGATTGACTTTGCTCAAACTCGAGTTAAAGACGAACCGACTAATTATCATGTTGGGACTGATCGTGGATATATATTAGGTATTAAAACCTTAATTAAAATTGCAGATGAAATTAAAGCGTCAATCTGA